The genome window AACCCATTTTACCACTACTGTAGTTGGAAAGGAAACGCACTGGATCTAAAGGTTCCCGAGTTGGACCAGCAGTAATTAATATTTTTAGACCTTGAAGGGGTTTTTCAGGAACTAAAAGAGCTTCCACCTGAGCCATGATGATTTCAGTATCAATCAAACGACCTTGTCCCTTTGTTCCACAAGCCAAGGCACCACTAGCTGGTCCCACAAAAAAGGAACCGTGTGTTTGTAAAAATGCTATATTTCTCTGCACTAATGGATTTTGATACATTTTATGATTCATAGCCGGGGCAAAAAGCAAAGGAGCTTTACTAGCCATAATTAATGTAGATAAAAAATCATCAGCTATACCCACAGCCACTTTACCGATTATATTGGCAGTAGCTGGTACAACCATAATTAAGTCAGCCTTTTCGGCCAATCCTACATGAGCTACATTCCAAGTTATCGGTTCGGAAAAAAGATCAGTAATTACGGGGTTTTGAGAAATAGTTCGCAAGGTCAAGGGAGTAACAAATTCCTGGGCCGCTTTTGTTAAAACACAGTGTACTTCAGCACCTTTTTTCTTTAAATTACTTACCAAATCGATGGCTTTATAAGCGGCAATACTGCCGGTAATACCTACTACTATACATTTGTTTTTAAACACCCCAACCCCC of Clostridia bacterium contains these proteins:
- the coaBC gene encoding bifunctional phosphopantothenoylcysteine decarboxylase/phosphopantothenate--cysteine ligase CoaBC, giving the protein MFKNKCIVVGITGSIAAYKAIDLVSNLKKKGAEVHCVLTKAAQEFVTPLTLRTISQNPVITDLFSEPITWNVAHVGLAEKADLIMVVPATANIIGKVAVGIADDFLSTLIMASKAPLLFAPAMNHKMYQNPLVQRNIAFLQTHGSFFVGPASGALACGTKGQGRLIDTEIIMAQVEALLVPEKPLQGLKILITAGPTREPLDPVRFLSNYSSGKMGYALAKQAYLLGGNVFLISGPTNLKPFPGVHCQQIETALEMHEVVMEHFPDSQIVIKAAAVADFRPLENKTEKIKKGKEVPCLNLTGNPDILLELGKQKQGQTLVGFAAETEQPLVHAQRKVKEKNLDFIVLNDLTQPGAGFGTETNIVTFVFPDGRVEKLPKLSKMEVAQLILAEIIRQRSGLV